From Brassica rapa cultivar Chiifu-401-42 chromosome A06, CAAS_Brap_v3.01, whole genome shotgun sequence:
acaagatacatatgtatatataaagatttttgttactatagATATCATCTTGGCAAAAGTATAGAAATTAAGAATATAAATGACAACATACTGAATATCAACATAATTTTAGTAGTaacaaaaacatacaaaatatatatgtatatataaagatttttgttactatagATATCATCTTGGCAAAAGTATAGAAATTAAGAATATAAATGACAACATAGTGAATATCAACATAATTTTAGTAGTAACAAAAACATACAagatacatatgtatatataaagatttttgttactattaattTAGATGTATTACAGTGGAGTTTGTAAACATTCAGACCCTAGCTAGTCAGTAAGGGCATACTCGAATTTctgaaaattaaacaaaatagaTTCAGTTTTggttaggcctgggcattcggggtcccaatcggttttcggttttatccaaccgggtttcggtttttcgggtttatcaaaatcagccccattcggattatatgaaagttcggttcggaaccagttcgggttctatcgggttctgGTCGgagttagtaaatcttcaaagaaccggtacaacccaatatactttcgagttcgggtcccaatcagttttttggtttaaaagtacctgatttttacttattttataaccaaaacatgagtaaaatcggttcttcagttttaaaatacctgatttgtacctattttgtaaccaaaacttaagtaaaatcgattcaaaaataaggaacatcaaccgtgatcattcaaaatcaaacgaaaagtaaacatatttattgataaaaagaaaaccaaataaataaaagcataaaacgaaaaccaagttctcatgaaatgagaaacattgtttaacggaaaaaaatcaaaatctaaatacttcaagattcaacagtcatctttaaccatcaacattcatgtaatagaaccaccaaccttcatgtaatagataagtattttagatgttcaatatttcttagtgtattttggatacatattaggaattgagatcatgtttggtacaagatcttttcgaggttttgaatgtttcaggttctatcggatatccatttagattcagattaggttcggataatacccataacccgaaataccacaaaacaagacccattcggtatttacgtcgggttcggatcagttcggattcatttttatcggatcggattcggttcgggttttcggattcggtttatttgcccagccctagttTTGGTAAATAGTTTTGTAAAATgtgaaaaataacaaaaaagaaaaaagaaaaaaagaattgagAAGTCAATGAGGACATCAAGTAGTGACTCCAAAACTCAGAGATGAAAACAGATCTCTTGCACTAATCACAAAACCCTAGATCCCAAGTATGGCGGAGGAGAAGAATTCAAAGCAGAGACATCATCGCTCCATGCTCTTGGACTCCATGTATCCCGTCGTTGCGCTAATGCTCGTACTCGTCGCCTGCGTCGAGCTTTGCGACGCCGCCACCGTAGTAGATGTGTACCGTCTCATCCAATACGACATCTCCGGCGTTCCTTTCGGATCTCGTTTCTCCTCTCTCAACCACCACGCCGCTTCCCTCAGCTTCCAACACGGCGCCGATCTATCCCGCTCTGTACTTATCCTCCCACTCCGGGAGCTCGATATCGCATTCGTCCAAGGTACCTTCTTCGATTTTTGGTTTTAAGGATGAgctagttagttagttagtcaCCTGATTCTTGGATTGCTATTTCTTCAGATTACATCTCACAGAAGCAGTCTCTTGGAGGATTGTTGATTTTGCTTCCGCAGACGTTTAGGCCTGGTTACATTGGCGGTGGAGAAACCCAAGATGGCCTCAGGGTATTATTAGCACAACTTGAGAAGTTGCTTCTCCACAGCAACATCCCTGTGAGTGTTCTCTTTCATTTGTATAAGTTTAAAAAGCTCTCTTCTTTCTATTGGTAATCATGATTTATTCTTACAGTTTCCTGTCTACTTCGCCTTTGAGAATGAAGAGACTGATGCTATGTTGGCTGATGTCAAGAAAAATGATGCACTTGGTCAGCAAGCTACTGCAACCACAGGCGGGTTAGTCTACTATTTCCTCAATCATAGTGATATGTCTTCTGCCGCACGATTTTGTTATAAGCTGCTTAGTAGAAATAATAATGATGATATGCGACTTTAAGATTGGGGAAGCTACTTGAAGTTTTATTGAATTATTTAcctatatatttgaatatatgctCATTCTTTCTACAATATTGTTCATTTCCAAGGAATGCTTTATTGATGAACTGTTACTTTAGTGTGTACGTTAACCATTTCTTTCCGttaatattttttcagataTAAACTAGTTATCTCCGTATCAGAGCCTAGGAAAATTGCATCTCCCACCATCACAAACATTCAGGTAACTCATGGAATTTTGTTTTATTCTGATAAATGTCGTCACTAGCTTTGATATCTATGATAATAAGTAGCATAACCTTCTCTGTCGAATCTTAAAATTATTAGCTAATTCAGTGCTGGGAACCTTGTCTGGCCGCATTTTAAGATGAGTATGGTTACTTAGCATGATAGTCTTGTAGACACCACAATTGTTAAAGTCTGATGGTCTGGTTTGTGGTAGCTTGAATTTGTGCATCCTACAGTCCAATTTCCCTGCAAGGAAGTAATTTTTAAGTACGTATAGGACCAGTTAAGCTCATCCATTATTTCAGCAACTAGGGATTTGGTGTACACTTTCCTAATGTTTAGTGTTATTGAATCTAGTtttaacattattattctatcctatttttattttcctcCTTGTTAGTTACTGATGTAGATATGTGGTCTCgctgactctctctctctcttttactGGTTACTTTTGGATGGTTGACATACATAAGGCCTGAGAGGATTTGGTTTGTGTGTAGGGATGGCTTCCAGGATCAAGAGCAGATGGAGATTCCAACCAGCTTCCAACAATTGCTGTTGTAGCATCCTATGATACCTTCGGAGCAGCTCCTGTATGTAATGTGTAGAAGATATCTTTAATACTCTTGTAATATGTACCTGACTAACTTGTATTTGTAGGCACTATCAGTTGGAAGTGATAGCAATGGGAGTGGGGTAGTGGCGCTTCTTGAAGTAGCTAGACTGTTTTCCACTCTTTACTCAAATCCCAAGACAAGAGGAAGATACAATTTACTTTTTGCGCTGACATCTGGTGGACCCTACAACTACGAAGGAACTCAGAAGGTACGAGACCTTACTTCCTGATTTCTACTAAAACCATATCCTTTGTgcattttttgtttgtgtgtttgttaCATTTGCAAACGTGTTGGTATTCGTCATTAAGTATCATATCTTTTGCAGTGGCTGAAAAGCCTTGATCAGAGGATGCGTGAGAGCATTGATTATGCCATTTGCTTGAACAGTGTTGGCTCTTGGGACAATGAATTACTGGTTCACGTGTCAAAGCCTCCGGAGAACGCCTATATAAAACAAATCTTTGAGGTAAAAACGATAGTGTATGCATCGTTCAGTGAGTAGCTATTATGGTTCATTGGTTAACGAATGCATCTCTGCAGGGCTTCTCAAATGTGGCAGAAGACTTGGGTTTTCAAGTATCCCTGAAGCACAAGAAGATTAATATCTCTAATTCACGAGTGAGTCGATACTTAAATTTTGAATGATGCAACTTGATTTGCAACGGAGCTGactgttaaaacttaaaagtattTCTTAGTTCATGTGCTCTTATTCATCTTGATTCCGGTAATCATAGATGTCCAACTGGCAGTTAGAACTGTTCCCAAAATTTGGATAGTCAGaatctccatctctctctcttcggcAATTGTATTTTCACTACTTTCTGACAGAGGTGTGTTGCTGATTGTTTAGGTTGCTTGGGAGCATGAACAATTTTCAAGACTACGAGTAACAGCAGCCACTGTATCCGAACTTCTGACTCCACCCGAGTTACTGGAAAGTGCTGGAAGTTTGTCTGATACGAGGTAGGCTTTAATCATCTGTTTTGTTGAGTCTTGATGAACTATTTCAACGTATTCTTTCCGGTTTCAACTTTGCAAGAATTGTCATTATCCTTAAGACTAACACGTCCATACTGTTTCTGAAGGCAACATGTGAATGAGGATTCGATCATTAAGGGTGTCAAGTTGGTGGCTGAAAGCCTTGCGGTAAGACAAGCACACTCAATTCAAGTGATTACTTTGTATACCGTCCTTGATTTCATTAGAGAAAAACCCCGTTCAAATTCTTAAAACTCGTTACATTTGGTGATAGCTGACTCAAATGTTTTCTTGGTTGCCGCAGAGGCATATCTATGGCCACCAAGGAAAAGACATACAGATTTTTGCTGATAATAGTAGTTTGGCTGTAAATCGCTTTTATGTGAAATCGTGGTTGGACAGTTTGTCACAAACTCCTCGGGTGGCACCATTTCTTTCAAAGAATGAACCACTAATCATGGCTCTGAAGAAGGTATTCATTATCTATTTTTGTGTCCACATGCGGCCCGCCCTGCAATTGTTTATGACAATGTGGTGTTAAGTAGGTGAGATACCTCTTGACAGGAACTAGAGGATTATACTGCCGAAGTGAGTATCCAACAAGAATCTTTAGATGGAATTTTCACATTTTACGACTCAACAAAGGCTAGCCTTAACATATACCAGGTAGGACTCTCATCATCATACATTATTTTAACTCATTTTCTCGAGCTAATTGTTTGTTCGGTTGTGTGCATTATTGTAGGTGGCGAGTGTAACGTTCGACTTGCTCTTGCTTCTGGTGTTAGGATCATACTTGATAATGCTTTTCAGTTTCCTCGTCATCACAACTCGGGTAATTATAGAAACCGATTGATctcttatacatatatatagaggtAGTGTTTAACCGAGAGTCGGTTTGAAAATGATGACAGGGACTGGATGACTTGATAAGCATATTCCGCCGGCCTCCTTCCCGGAAAATAAAAATCGCCTGATCGTTCACTTTATACTCATCTCTTTCTTTCTGGCCATTCACTCTCGCATTTGTTACAAGTTGAATCTTGAAGAATTCACAAAGAGAAGCGCAAAAAATGAGAATGTCTTGGCCCCTctttgacttttttttgttttgttgtattCATTTCTTGATCTAGCTGTTATCGCTTCTTAGtattgtctttttcttttcctgCCAACAGATTTGCAccatcaaaatataataatgcAAGGCGCTCAACAATTTCAAAGAGCTGTCTTTAGTTAATCGCTCAAAAgttcttaaaaataataaaaaataaaacaaagagtTATTTGGTTACATTTACTTTTGGAaccaatattaaaaaaagtatGCTTTGCTATAATCTTTTGACACTGATCCGACGAAAACACTCTTAATATTGCCATGTTTACAGCTGAAACACACAGGTGTATCCAAGAAAGATATGACATTTGATTTTGTTGGTGTGCATAAGTATCCCAGCACTTAGGCAACCTTGTGTCtactttatttttgttattttgcgTCCACTTGATTTCTATCATCCAGTAGTTTCCAATGAAAGAATTTAATTTCATATAATTTCTCAACTAAAATGTAATgacaaaaatgttttttgtattgttatttgtataaaatatatttgattatttcagttTTAAGTGCTATATAAATTGAGTAACGATAATTTTAGAAgatacaatataaatatattttgtattgatTAATGTTTCAACCTGTGAAAACATTAATTAGGTAACAAATGATATATTATCTAACAGACAATGTATCGAACAAAAGGTACAAACTAACAAACCATGTATCAGCTAACAAACCATactatatgttttcttaataaatcATAATTATGTGCATTGTGTTAAACGAATCAATAACATACACGAATTAGAAACAATGTATCTACTATGAAAACATATATCGGGTAACAAAAACTATATCAGTTAATAAATTATGTatcaaacataatataactcCTAACCAGGCCCGACCCGGAAAAATTATGGGCTGGAagcaaaaaagagaaaatttgAGCTTGTTTCTAGATGAAAAATAAATAGTGGCTGGCTGTAGTCGAACTGTTCAACTCAGGTTAAGAATTTAAAGCTCTAAACTAACTGCTCTAATGaagaatttacaaaataaaggCCGAAAAATTATCTATTCTAAATAGGGCCGGAAGCAGGTGCTTCCACCGCTTGTACCCAGAGCCGCTACTGCTCCTAACAAACCATTTAACAACTAACCAACCATATATCTAcaaaacacatattttgtagCATCCTATCACATATTATCAGTTAGCAACAATTTGATAATAACATCTAACAAAACATTTATCTCAAATGGCGATATAAAACTGAAGATCCACTAAAACATGAATAATATCTGGTAACAAGTAAAATTTCTGCCAACATAATTGTTAtccatattaaaataaacatcaCAAATTCGCTCGCCTCTTCTTCAGCTTTGACTTTGCTCTTTAACAGCCTTACAATCTCTGACAGAGACATCATCAACTGCTTCGAATCTAGATCCAACGCAGCTTTAACCGATGCCGCCAAACACAACTCAGACGTTCATATGATTTTGACATAtacaaatagaaaataaaatgaccaaCACACAAGAAGATATATCATCAAATATTAAAGCCTTAAGGAGAACAATCAAACACATCATCATATACTAAAGCTTTAAGGAGAACAATCaaacacataaaattaattcaATGGAAAAATAAAGTCTAGTTTGAATCCATCTTGGTAAAATCATTTTCAAGCGTcagatcaagaaaataataagagaAAAGCAGTGCAAGAAAGATTTCAAACAAACCTGATCCTCTTCCATTTCTTTCAATTATAAATATCTTCATATTTCAGAAACTAGACAAAAACCAAAGAAGTTAAGAGGAAATAAACAAGGCAAGAGGATAGAGACTTTATAAATGGGAGGATAACTAATCATTATAAATGTAAAAGTGATTCAAGATATGAGATGAGAAAGAGCTAGAGATGCAGAATCAAAAATCTAAGTGGAAAGAAAGCTAGAGATGCATAACCTATGAGATAAGAGGAGAGAGAGCTAGGGCCTAGGATAGCATGGGTATTATCGGAATGAAAATGGTGCAAGAATATTGGGGGTATTCCCCTAATTATTTTCCATTTTGTGTGCATAGGCTCTAATGActctaaaacaaatatattggGAGCATTCTAAGTTTTGATAGTAAGGTATCTTCCTTATTGGGTGTATGTTGTATTCATTAACTTGATTAAAATCTGTTTGTATTTGTTCTCTGACTCCAGCTCTAATGACTCTTGTCTTTCGATCTATGTTCCTCgtttttttgtgtttctttaGTGGGAGGTTGCGGTGGCGGGGTCTTGTTGCTTCTATATCCTGTTCTCCTCGTTTTAGGAGGTAGCTCTTCTAAGGCAGAAGCTGCAGTCACAATTCATTTTGGTTCTACAGATGTCTCGCGGGTGACAGTTTGCTCTTGCAAATTAATCAGTCCCCGGTTCATTGTGTGGATTCAATTTATGTTATCGATTTGATGTCTTTGTACTACCCTGGTTATCCAGGGTCTTgagtttcttttattttctgttatttttatttaaatctactttatgtagttttcaaaaacaccaaaaataataatgaagtGGTTTAAAACACTAAATGTATGCTTCATGCATGGCATAAGACCATCTCCGTACTTACTCCATTATTTACTCCAAAAATAGAATTGGAAATGGAATatgaacaaaaattaaaagattactccataaatagagtgattttttaattttgtgttcTTACTCCATTTCTCACTCCATTTTTGGAGTAAGTTATAGAGTGGGGATAGAAATGCCCTAAACAATAATGACCATATGcttcttaatatttttagtatgaccttattgtaaaactgatttgttttctttgtaaaCCAAAATGTGTCTAAATCTATTAACAACCTtactaaatatttatagttACGAACATAACTATGTTATTGTGGGATTATCCACCCAAACCCAATCAAAATGGATCATGtcccatattttttttaaaaaaatttagtctTTTCCGAATCTTTTGTAATTTGAAAGTGATAAAAGAAGTCAAAACCTATGAAAATGACTTATGATAACAAAATAGAACTATGAAAAAGACATAAGATAAAGAGATGTTAAATTGATACATGGTGTGGTGTTTTTAAGTTTAAAAGGATTAGAAAGAGCTAGTTCTAGAGAAAAATATGTAAAGTTTAATGTTAATCTAATAACTAGATGAGTTGTTGACACTCTGGGTCAAAGACATCAAGTATTTCCAAAACTACTATAGGAGAAAAGTAAGAAACAATAGCATTTTCTATTGATAGTTCATAATAACTGATCATAAATAAAGTTTTTCTTTCACAAAACTATTAAAAGATTTGCATGATATAATCTTCCATTTGGAGCATAAACAGCTCTTTGTTTATTGCAACTAATAACCAGTACGCATCTTCTTCAGTCCTATAAAGAACTAAAGAAGCAGCATGGCAGCTATAAAACTCATCCCATGAAGATATTGGTGTTAATTATACTTTTATAATTTCAGTTATGAAATCAACCCAAGACCATAATCTAGATTTAGTTTAATTCAACCTAGTATGTTTTCttagagagaagaaagaaacacTAAGTTTAATCCATGCTTAATCTGGCTTAGTAAAGAATAATTTCACCAATTGATTTATTCTTCTCTTTATCATTTTCtctaattaaaataagagtAATTGGCATCAGTGCACCCAAATGGATCACATATTTGCCATATAACCTCAAGCATATAGTCCAGTTTTCTATGACCGTTTTACCCCCTGTGAGCTACTTTCCCCTATGATCCATAGACTCTGGTGCATGACAGTGGGGAGCTTTCTACACATTGGACAATTCAATGTCTCGCAACttttccaagaaaaaaaaaacaaaacagagctAGCTGCGTATAGGTGTTTCCGTCCAGAGCATCGAAGATatgcatttatttttatttctgcaCCCACCCTAGTTTGATATTTCTATCAATATTCTTCAATCGTTTCATTCCAATatttctaaaccctaaattctctCGTTCTCCATTTTCGATAAATTCTCTAAATCTTTGATTTATGTTGTTTCCTTCTACCATAATCGCGTTCAATGGAGGAAATTCATATTTTCCCTAGATGCTGTTCACCGTTGGCAAAGAGCTTTGGGTGAGCAAGTGAACTCGTATcacaaaatcaaaaaaaaacagaggccCTTGAACCTAAAGAGATGGATGGAGTTCTTACACAATTCGACTTTTGGGAAGATTCTGGCCGTTGAAGAGAATCTGCAATTCTCGGGTACGTTTAGACAACATGTAGTTGCGATTAACAAGATTGGTAGAATGTAGAGGTGATAATTCATGCATATACTGGTTCAAGGTAAAAACAACATAGATCTGCTAACTTTGTTTAATTATGGCTAATTGTCTTTTTAGCGGTTAACAAGATTGATAAAACATAGAGGTGATAGAGTATGCATACACTTTGTTTATGTTAAATACAACTTGTAGCCGCTAATCTGTCCGTTGATGGATATGTATATGTCTAGCGGTTAACAAGATTGATATAATAGAGAGGTGATAGAATACGATGTCCTGGTTTAAggttaataaattatttatccGCTAAGCTTTTTACATATGGCTACTTATAATTTTAACCGCTAAGCTTTTTTATTATTCATCGACTTTCCTATTGATTTAAGCTCATGCAACATTCGGTGTTGATGGATGTAAGGCTATCACTCCTCACATTCTCCCAGACGCCGCAAAGCAATTCGTTCTTAAATTTCATGAAGACCTCTTGAAGTAGTGGTTACTACTACGGACTTTGTTTAAGATTTTAAGGATTGTTAGTTTCTTTATGCACACTATCAACTTTTCGTTTTAACGGATAATTCATGTTTACTAGTGAGCCATTATATTTTAGTCGTTAACTCAAATTATTAGGCTTTAAAATAGTGCTAGATCGTTTAGCCTAACTCAAATCGTGAAGCGGTAACAAGATGTCTTCCCAAAATGATCAATACAAATAACCGATTATTAGATGTATTAACATGGAAGTTAGGTGATCATTACACCATATTTTTGTCGCTAAATCAGCTCAATACACCCATCATAATGCTTATTTGCTTAACCGTTAACTCAAATCGTTAGGCAGTAACAATATGTCTTACCAAAACACAACTCAAAATTTTAACCTatcttaataatattaaatcatTAACACCCATCTATGAAATCAGATCTAAACTGATTAATACACTTAACCGCTATTCAAGAGACTTTACAATTAAAATTTGGTTAGAAGCTCATTTACGTATAGTTAACATCGATTGGCCCCATAAATCTTAGTTAACTGCTAATGATATACATTACCAAGCAAACATATAATGTAACACAATAACTAGAAGTTAAGTTTCGACATCATTACAAGTACGAAATCCGTCCTTTACCCAACGGACCTTCGTCTGATCCTACTGCTTTGAATCCGCAGACTGACACGTACGACCACTGTCTCCCTTTCTATAAACGCAAGGTTAGTTTCGTCCATTACTGGTTAAAAATTTATTCACTTTTACCGTTTGAAAATTCATGGGCATTTAACAAATTTGGACCTTAATTGGGTATATTCAACCCATTGTCCCAAAAAAACGCAAATCGTAAGCTGAAAAAGATTATTGGTGACAAATAGCATTTTTCGAAAAAGGAGTTGATTCAGTGTCACCCTTCGAacctatatataattatatatgttattttatttcagtttttatattcattattaactaccatacatatataattatatatacgaTCATAGGAAATACACATATATACGATCTGTCGAGGTCTGTGTCACTCATTAGTCAAATTGACCATGTTTGCAATTACAGTATGGTCAAGACATAGGAGAAgacaaaaaatggaaaaaggtAGCTCTCCTTTCTTCCCATGCTTTTTTCCCCCCATTAAGTTACAAGGTTGTCTAAAGGTTTTCAGATCAAATTGATTCAAATTTTATGTTCCTATAACATTGAAAGCCTCTACATTGATTCAAGAGATTAGTTTCCACTTCCCTTAACTCCATCAAGAGTGTGGGGGAGGTGATTAGCCAACATTTTATGCAATAAAAATGATCTATACGAACAAgaaattttttcaatttttttgttatgtataaaaagaaaactaagcTTATTGTTAATGTCAAATTGAAATCAATCTTCCTTGTGTTTTTATTTCAACTTAAACTGTAATGTCGATCATTCAAAGAAATTAATTTGGTTGAACTGACCGAACCCTAGCAAGAGAAAGCCCTGTTCCATCATCGTCTGCTTCTCCGGTGGTCAGTGCTTCTAACTGTCGCTGGGATCGGTCCTGTTTCTTCTCTGAAGTTAGGTGCTCAAGCATGGGTTCGAACGCCTCCCCTTTTTGGCTGCTCTTAGGATGTCTagtttttgttattgttttagTCTGTGTCCATAGGTCTTCTCTGTTGTGttactttataaatatgaaGTTATGACGGTTTGGGATTTCTCGGGTTTCCTCCTCACTATCTGTCGCCTTCTTAAGGTTCCTTTTTcagatttaaattttgtttctaCTTCTTCCATTAGATTTGGTGATGCTTTCAGGTGGTTCTGCCAATTCAGTTTCTTTTCTATATCCCTTGGTCATCTTTGATAAAGGTC
This genomic window contains:
- the LOC103848076 gene encoding nicalin-1, yielding MAEEKNSKQRHHRSMLLDSMYPVVALMLVLVACVELCDAATVVDVYRLIQYDISGVPFGSRFSSLNHHAASLSFQHGADLSRSVLILPLRELDIAFVQDYISQKQSLGGLLILLPQTFRPGYIGGGETQDGLRVLLAQLEKLLLHSNIPFPVYFAFENEETDAMLADVKKNDALGQQATATTGGYKLVISVSEPRKIASPTITNIQGWLPGSRADGDSNQLPTIAVVASYDTFGAAPALSVGSDSNGSGVVALLEVARLFSTLYSNPKTRGRYNLLFALTSGGPYNYEGTQKWLKSLDQRMRESIDYAICLNSVGSWDNELLVHVSKPPENAYIKQIFEGFSNVAEDLGFQVSLKHKKINISNSRVAWEHEQFSRLRVTAATVSELLTPPELLESAGSLSDTRQHVNEDSIIKGVKLVAESLARHIYGHQGKDIQIFADNSSLAVNRFYVKSWLDSLSQTPRVAPFLSKNEPLIMALKKELEDYTAEVSIQQESLDGIFTFYDSTKASLNIYQVASVTFDLLLLLVLGSYLIMLFSFLVITTRGLDDLISIFRRPPSRKIKIA